A window from Pseudonocardia cypriaca encodes these proteins:
- a CDS encoding branched-chain amino acid ABC transporter permease, with product MSTFVQLLVNGLGKGAVYALLALGFVVIYKATEVINFAHGSLALIGGYLVAVTVDTLGFPLAAALGILGAGLAALLMERLLLSRSRFATPDSLALLTIGVDVVIVEDIFRRLGTTVPYLGAPWDAQPIQLGGVTLFSTQLVALVVGLVLITAFFLAFRFTNWGIAMRAQAENREAAALMGIRSSGVTATAWLVAGALAGVAVMFIVTQDFSGTGLSRSTHAIAFAAFPAAIIGGLDSTAGAVVGGVIVGLTQALTEVYVSIPFAKVAVFLVMLVVLVVRPAGLFGTRELTRV from the coding sequence GTGAGCACCTTCGTCCAGCTCCTCGTGAACGGCCTGGGCAAGGGCGCGGTGTACGCGCTGCTCGCGCTGGGCTTCGTGGTGATCTACAAGGCCACCGAGGTGATCAACTTCGCGCACGGTTCGCTGGCCCTGATCGGCGGCTACCTCGTCGCCGTCACCGTCGACACGCTCGGATTCCCGCTGGCCGCCGCGCTCGGGATCCTCGGCGCAGGACTCGCAGCCCTGCTGATGGAGCGGTTGCTGCTCTCGCGCAGCCGGTTCGCCACCCCCGACAGCCTCGCGCTGCTCACGATCGGCGTCGACGTCGTGATCGTCGAGGACATCTTCCGCAGGCTCGGCACCACCGTGCCGTACCTGGGCGCCCCGTGGGACGCCCAGCCGATCCAGCTGGGGGGCGTCACGCTCTTCAGCACCCAACTGGTGGCGCTGGTCGTCGGGTTGGTGCTGATCACGGCGTTCTTCCTGGCCTTCCGGTTCACGAACTGGGGCATCGCGATGCGCGCCCAGGCGGAGAACCGCGAGGCCGCGGCGCTCATGGGCATCCGGAGCTCGGGCGTGACGGCCACGGCATGGCTGGTGGCGGGGGCGCTCGCCGGGGTGGCCGTCATGTTCATCGTCACCCAGGACTTCTCCGGCACCGGGCTCTCCCGCAGTACGCATGCCATCGCGTTCGCCGCGTTCCCGGCCGCGATCATCGGCGGGCTCGACTCGACGGCGGGTGCCGTGGTCGGCGGCGTGATCGTCGGCCTGACGCAGGCGCTCACCGAGGTGTACGTGTCCATCCCGTTCGCGAAGGTGGCCGTCTTCCTCGTGATGCTCGTCGTGCTGGTCGTGCGGCCGGCCGGGCTCTTCGGCACGAGGGAGCTGACCCGTGTCTGA
- a CDS encoding branched-chain amino acid ABC transporter permease: protein MSDVVTAVHATAAPSPRSRRGSVLRALAWAALLLVLLALPLYVGPGLLSAGQYVMVGAVGAIGLTLVIGQAGQLSLAHAFFLLVGGTSYAVLAGETEQAGSEFIVGLGLPPLLALVGAVAVSALAGFAFAPVAGRLKGIYLGVASLALVFLGFYLGQALPMLTGGAASGRNPEPFSLFGFAFSNEGYLAVLGVPFRQSERLWYLFLAFTAIAFVLARGAVRSRAGRAWRAVRDHEAAAAVMGVNVLGAKAAAFAVSAAYAGLAGVMVTLWLGLLKPDESEFGTYGLNTSIAFLAMAIIGGLGSIPGAVIGALVVYGTPQVLTLFADELGLGDTLGGLSPTVISLYVYGVAVILVVLFEPGGLAAIGRRIAAFVTRRRHSDETAATAPRPAPPGEDRS, encoded by the coding sequence GTGTCTGACGTGGTCACAGCGGTGCACGCGACCGCGGCTCCGTCGCCCCGGTCGCGGCGCGGATCCGTGCTGCGGGCCCTCGCCTGGGCGGCGCTGCTGCTCGTCCTGCTCGCGCTGCCGCTCTACGTCGGGCCGGGCCTGCTGTCCGCGGGCCAGTACGTGATGGTCGGGGCCGTCGGCGCGATCGGGCTCACGCTGGTCATCGGCCAGGCCGGGCAGCTCTCCCTGGCCCACGCGTTCTTCCTGCTGGTCGGGGGCACGTCCTACGCGGTGCTGGCCGGCGAGACCGAGCAGGCCGGCAGCGAGTTCATCGTCGGGCTGGGCCTTCCCCCGCTGCTCGCCCTCGTCGGCGCGGTCGCGGTGTCGGCGCTGGCCGGGTTCGCGTTCGCACCGGTGGCGGGCCGGCTCAAGGGCATCTACCTGGGCGTGGCGTCGCTGGCGCTGGTGTTCCTCGGCTTCTACCTCGGGCAGGCGCTGCCGATGCTGACCGGTGGCGCAGCGAGCGGTCGCAACCCGGAGCCGTTCTCGCTGTTCGGGTTCGCCTTCAGCAACGAGGGCTACCTCGCCGTTCTCGGCGTACCTTTCCGGCAGTCCGAACGGCTCTGGTACCTGTTCCTGGCGTTCACCGCCATCGCGTTCGTGCTGGCGCGTGGTGCCGTGCGCAGCCGGGCGGGCCGGGCGTGGCGGGCGGTGCGCGACCACGAGGCGGCCGCCGCCGTGATGGGCGTCAACGTGCTGGGGGCCAAGGCCGCGGCCTTCGCGGTGAGCGCGGCGTACGCGGGGCTGGCCGGCGTGATGGTGACGCTCTGGCTGGGGTTGCTCAAGCCGGACGAGAGCGAGTTCGGCACGTACGGCCTCAACACCTCGATCGCCTTCCTCGCGATGGCGATCATCGGCGGGCTCGGCTCGATCCCGGGCGCCGTCATCGGCGCGTTGGTCGTCTACGGCACGCCGCAGGTGCTCACGCTGTTCGCCGACGAGCTCGGACTGGGCGACACGCTCGGCGGGCTGTCCCCGACGGTGATCAGCCTCTACGTCTACGGCGTCGCCGTGATCCTCGTGGTGCTGTTCGAGCCGGGCGGGCTGGCGGCGATCGGCCGCCGGATCGCCGCTTTCGTGACGCGCAGGCGCCATTCCGACGAGACCGCGGCAACGGCGCCGCGGCCGGCACCCCCAGGAGAGGACCGATCATGA
- a CDS encoding ABC transporter substrate-binding protein gives MTLRRTWRRAGGAATIVAALVLAGCSTRAPEPAAGGGGGQVATDVGVSAEAITLGVLTDTSGPFRNLGTGITQGNQLWADELNGRGGICGRKVELEVADSGYKADTATTVYRQQQPNVLGYLQLLGSPINAALRGNLETDEVTSLALSWSSFILDNPYQIIPGTTYDLEMINGLAYLQQQGLIADGDTLGHIYIGGEYGDNGFLGAQYYAQQHGMALQPAKVAAADTDMTNIVTGFQGAGVKAILLTTTPAQTASALNAASALGLNVPVVGNNPVFDPATNLAGPAAASVGNLYVVASSVPYSAEVPKAKEVQQAFEAKFPDAGKNYGVPYGYAGGLIWEQILTKACENGDLTRKGVHDAFLASQNITTGDLVASELDFSKAGSPPSRSVYIAQADPAQEGGLRQVVEPFTAAEAQAYKAPHQQGA, from the coding sequence ATGACCCTTCGGCGGACTTGGCGCCGCGCGGGCGGCGCGGCGACGATCGTCGCGGCTCTGGTGCTGGCGGGCTGCAGCACCCGGGCACCGGAACCGGCGGCGGGCGGCGGGGGCGGCCAGGTCGCCACCGACGTCGGCGTGAGCGCAGAGGCCATCACGCTCGGGGTGCTCACGGACACGTCGGGGCCCTTCCGCAACCTGGGCACCGGCATCACCCAGGGCAACCAGCTGTGGGCCGACGAGCTGAACGGGCGCGGCGGCATCTGCGGGCGGAAGGTCGAGCTCGAGGTCGCCGACAGCGGCTACAAGGCCGACACCGCGACCACGGTGTACCGCCAGCAGCAGCCCAACGTGCTCGGCTACCTCCAGCTGCTCGGCTCCCCGATCAACGCGGCGCTGCGCGGCAACCTCGAGACCGACGAGGTGACCTCGCTGGCGCTGTCCTGGTCGTCGTTCATCCTCGACAACCCGTACCAGATCATCCCCGGCACCACGTACGACCTGGAGATGATCAACGGCCTGGCGTACCTGCAGCAGCAGGGCCTGATCGCCGACGGCGACACGCTCGGCCACATCTACATCGGCGGCGAGTACGGCGACAACGGGTTCCTCGGCGCGCAGTACTACGCGCAGCAGCACGGGATGGCCCTCCAGCCGGCGAAGGTCGCAGCCGCCGACACCGACATGACCAACATCGTCACCGGCTTCCAGGGCGCGGGCGTCAAGGCGATCCTGCTGACCACCACGCCCGCGCAGACCGCCTCCGCGCTCAACGCGGCGAGCGCGCTCGGCCTGAACGTGCCGGTCGTCGGCAACAACCCCGTGTTCGACCCGGCCACGAACCTCGCGGGACCCGCGGCGGCGTCCGTGGGCAACCTCTACGTGGTGGCCAGCAGCGTGCCTTACTCCGCCGAGGTGCCGAAGGCCAAGGAGGTGCAGCAGGCGTTCGAGGCGAAGTTCCCGGACGCGGGCAAGAACTACGGAGTGCCGTACGGCTACGCGGGCGGGCTGATCTGGGAGCAGATCCTCACCAAGGCCTGCGAGAACGGTGACCTCACCCGCAAGGGCGTGCACGACGCGTTCCTGGCGAGCCAGAACATCACCACCGGTGACCTCGTGGCGAGCGAGCTCGACTTCTCGAAGGCCGGGTCGCCACCGAGCCGATCGGTCTACATCGCACAGGCCGACCCGGCGCAGGAGGGCGGGCTGCGCCAGGTGGTCGAGCCGTTCACGGCGGCGGAGGCACAGGCCTACAAGGCACCGCACCAGCAAGGCGCCTGA
- a CDS encoding PspC domain-containing protein — protein sequence MDSTTEQTTRLSTDAASPLDGAAVSPSIAPAAEAGARPKFRLRRSRTDRMVAGVCGGLAEDLGVDATLLRIGLVTLTVLGFGTGVLVYAAIWMLAPETAEA from the coding sequence ATGGACTCCACCACCGAACAGACCACCCGCCTCTCGACGGACGCCGCCTCCCCGCTGGACGGGGCCGCGGTGTCGCCGTCCATCGCGCCGGCCGCCGAGGCCGGGGCCCGTCCGAAGTTCCGGCTGCGCCGCAGCCGCACCGACCGCATGGTCGCCGGGGTCTGCGGCGGGCTCGCCGAGGACCTCGGGGTGGACGCGACCCTGCTCCGCATCGGCCTCGTGACGCTCACGGTGCTCGGCTTCGGCACGGGTGTGCTCGTCTACGCCGCGATCTGGATGCTCGCCCCGGAGACGGCCGAGGCGTGA
- a CDS encoding low temperature requirement protein A — protein sequence MSTPRRGRRLEAVDEREAVTPLELFFDLVFVFALTQVTEFMAEEARAVDVLRGVLAIAVLWWCWIGYSWLCSLLRAEQGLMRLGLFAAMAAMFVQAITIPEAFDDLPGGLHGPMVFACCYFVVRAVHIALFWLASREDEQLRGQILRFLPSMLAGTILLLIASQTSGTTQTVLWFAALAGDYLGTLAAGSKWRMGSAAHYAERYGLIIIVALGESIVAIGVGVAHLPISWPIIAASVLGLVVSGALWWAYFDITALITERALVAADGERQVRLARGGYTMLHLPMVAGIVLMALGLKKVLGYVGGEEGHTVADPIYGIPLAALYGGAALYLLGHVGFTRYVAGSLNIERLVVVVLLLALLPVVAMLPALVTLAVLAVVLAALIGYETFRHAEQRREVRGAAHDH from the coding sequence ATGAGCACTCCACGGCGGGGCCGGCGCCTCGAGGCCGTCGACGAGCGCGAGGCGGTCACCCCGCTCGAGCTGTTCTTCGACCTCGTGTTCGTCTTCGCGCTCACGCAGGTCACGGAGTTCATGGCCGAGGAAGCGCGCGCCGTCGACGTCCTGCGCGGCGTACTGGCCATCGCCGTGCTGTGGTGGTGCTGGATCGGCTACTCGTGGCTCTGCAGCCTGCTCCGCGCCGAGCAGGGACTCATGCGCCTCGGGTTGTTCGCCGCGATGGCGGCGATGTTCGTCCAGGCCATCACGATCCCCGAGGCCTTCGACGACCTGCCGGGCGGCCTGCACGGCCCGATGGTGTTCGCCTGCTGCTACTTCGTCGTGCGGGCCGTCCACATCGCGCTGTTCTGGCTGGCCAGCCGGGAGGACGAGCAGCTGCGCGGCCAGATCCTGCGCTTCCTGCCCTCGATGCTCGCCGGCACGATCCTGCTGCTGATCGCGTCGCAGACCAGCGGAACCACGCAGACGGTGCTCTGGTTCGCCGCACTGGCGGGCGACTACCTCGGCACGCTCGCCGCGGGCAGCAAGTGGCGGATGGGCTCGGCGGCCCACTACGCCGAGCGGTACGGACTGATCATCATCGTGGCGCTGGGCGAGTCGATCGTGGCAATCGGGGTGGGCGTCGCCCACCTCCCGATCTCGTGGCCGATCATCGCGGCGTCGGTGCTCGGGCTCGTCGTGTCGGGCGCACTGTGGTGGGCGTACTTCGACATCACGGCGCTGATCACCGAACGGGCCCTGGTCGCGGCCGACGGCGAGCGGCAGGTCCGGCTCGCCCGCGGTGGCTACACGATGCTGCACCTGCCGATGGTCGCCGGCATCGTGCTCATGGCGCTCGGGCTCAAGAAGGTGCTGGGCTACGTCGGCGGCGAGGAGGGCCACACCGTGGCCGACCCGATCTACGGCATCCCGCTCGCGGCCCTCTACGGCGGAGCCGCGCTGTACCTACTCGGGCACGTCGGCTTCACGCGGTACGTCGCCGGCTCGCTCAACATCGAGCGGCTGGTCGTCGTGGTGCTCCTGCTCGCCCTGCTCCCCGTCGTGGCGATGCTGCCCGCGCTGGTCACCCTCGCCGTGCTCGCGGTCGTGCTCGCCGCGCTGATCGGCTACGAGACCTTCCGCCACGCCGAGCAGCGCCGCGAGGTGCGCGGCGCCGCCCACGATCACTGA
- a CDS encoding MarR family winged helix-turn-helix transcriptional regulator codes for MAEPGEEIGVVAALVRSAFLVNAVYAESGREHGLTPQQGQLLCVLMGKPYGMGELGATLRLAKSSLTGLVDRSERIGLVRREADPQDMRAVRVALTQQGRRLAEEFYVETCRRIAELAAGLDAAERDGLATLLGRVVLDNEVPMVFLEAGAGRAVP; via the coding sequence ATGGCCGAGCCTGGCGAGGAGATCGGAGTCGTCGCTGCGCTGGTGCGCTCCGCGTTCCTGGTGAATGCCGTCTACGCCGAGTCCGGCCGCGAGCACGGTCTCACGCCGCAGCAGGGACAGCTGTTGTGCGTGCTGATGGGGAAGCCGTACGGCATGGGCGAGCTGGGCGCCACGCTGCGCCTCGCCAAGTCGAGCCTGACCGGCCTGGTCGACCGCAGCGAGCGCATCGGCCTGGTCCGCCGGGAGGCCGACCCGCAGGACATGCGGGCGGTGCGGGTGGCGCTGACGCAGCAGGGGAGGCGGCTCGCGGAGGAGTTCTACGTCGAGACCTGCCGGCGGATCGCCGAGCTGGCGGCCGGCCTCGACGCGGCCGAACGCGACGGGCTGGCCACCCTGCTCGGCCGCGTCGTACTGGACAACGAGGTACCGATGGTGTTCCTGGAGGCCGGCGCGGGCCGGGCAGTGCCCTAG
- a CDS encoding LLM class flavin-dependent oxidoreductase codes for MSEPVFGFGAHSTIDDGPELLRMVERADRDGLDLFSLSDHPYLGARLDAYASIGFLLGRTQRIAGFANVTNLPLRPAPVLARTVTSLSALSGGRVVLGMGAGGLWNRISDMGVPRLSPDDAVRAFEEAIVLVRRLAGGGPPVTFEGRYHRVEQIEPAPVAAPPVWTGSVGPKSLAATGRVADGWLPGHAADWLSERYRTSRPIIDDAAAAVGRDPREIRTIFNFPGRITEQPLPATRDRDGRWVGGSVDQWVEELTGAVLEHGASGFMLFSPSGGTPDATSAARWGGEIVPAVRESVAVTGAALRGAGSRP; via the coding sequence ATGTCCGAGCCCGTATTCGGCTTCGGCGCCCACAGCACGATCGACGACGGTCCCGAGCTGCTCCGCATGGTGGAGCGGGCCGACCGGGACGGTCTCGACCTCTTCTCCCTGTCGGACCACCCGTACCTCGGCGCGCGCCTCGACGCGTACGCCTCGATCGGGTTCCTCCTCGGTCGCACCCAGCGCATCGCGGGCTTCGCCAACGTGACGAACCTGCCGCTCCGGCCCGCCCCGGTGCTGGCGCGCACCGTCACCTCGCTGTCGGCGCTCTCCGGCGGCCGCGTCGTGCTCGGCATGGGCGCCGGCGGGCTGTGGAACCGGATCTCCGACATGGGCGTGCCCCGGCTGTCGCCCGACGATGCCGTCCGCGCCTTCGAGGAGGCGATCGTGCTGGTCAGGAGGCTCGCGGGTGGTGGGCCGCCGGTCACATTCGAGGGCCGGTACCACCGGGTGGAGCAGATCGAGCCAGCGCCGGTGGCGGCGCCGCCGGTGTGGACCGGATCGGTCGGGCCGAAGTCCCTCGCCGCCACCGGGCGGGTCGCCGACGGCTGGCTCCCGGGCCACGCGGCCGACTGGCTGAGCGAGCGCTACCGGACGTCCCGGCCGATCATCGACGACGCGGCCGCTGCGGTGGGCCGCGACCCGCGGGAGATCCGCACGATCTTCAACTTCCCCGGGCGGATCACCGAGCAGCCGCTGCCCGCCACGCGCGACCGCGACGGCCGTTGGGTCGGCGGGTCGGTCGACCAGTGGGTCGAGGAGCTGACCGGGGCGGTGCTGGAGCACGGCGCGTCCGGCTTCATGCTCTTCTCGCCGAGCGGCGGCACGCCCGATGCGACCTCCGCCGCCCGCTGGGGCGGGGAGATCGTGCCGGCGGTCCGGGAGTCCGTCGCGGTCACGGGCGCAGCGCTCAGGGGTGCAGGATCGCGCCCTTGA